One Saccharomyces eubayanus strain FM1318 chromosome VIII, whole genome shotgun sequence genomic window carries:
- the BUD7 gene encoding exomer complex subunit — protein MITQNSIPEVKEDFIGYALNERKARLPQFRDLGPPDLITLAKYLPTSSNTNTINSTSRTNGAAVQPPAAAAPDGSAASVITNGDSNDAAVTTNSTTASLFSNTRAGNDAASMVTEFHPYNKLKGEIGTFFYSMGIDTSGPTSVAIFLKRISDIITEMPQIWFGKRKIFQVSRISFSSWNAFRKCDVNVIVHIPGTIQNFIVDCNGENVEIQSHADEDLIWAETFISGVVRSIMLMKDNAEEGELQNLVETLILNPLTTWQIDETSESFIELFPVVYHKGPLLGAPYYIANVTNTNNYLVETLVEIVKLTRNVTMAETMLKDLAAKNPEAIIILVKIYLACDREIDAMKLIYDELSPDNKTKSANIDMDYKSELLCLQAEFLIDKKQDYALAQNIAQEAASCSPSEFRPWYILSKAYVRLNDIENALLILNSCPMSPLKEKYILKRVVPLPSSNSLHLPLPIDVVLDEVTSLNPQDVQKEHQSADPMLVNLAASNLKSTFQLAYRLLTEIVQITGWENLLKYRSNIFVMEDEYQNSSSSLPRGVEKQEEVPLRAKRLCERWLDNLFMLLYEDLKMYTLWQTEQLYMDVQNNNHNKLTFEWELFGLCARRLGHLPEAAKAFQNGLSQRFSSRCARKLLEYCVNERQRIKNFINSPNSHDMAPEVISSRIRELDNSIIDLCVKICCWNHRWYTEFSISLLDSLSVVIQDMGLTKVSNEISSRYSETVFKLAQENMLDFFSTCTNGYYDA, from the coding sequence ATGATCACGCAGAATTCCATACCGGAGGTGAAAGAGGATTTTATTGGCTACGCTCTAAATGAGAGAAAGGCCAGGTTGCCGCAGTTTCGAGACTTAGGTCCGCCGGACTTGATCACGCTAGCAAAGTACTTGCCCACCTCGAGCAACACGAATACTATCAACAGTACGAGTAGGACCAACGGGGCTGCAGTTCAGCCACCCGCCGCAGCTGCACCCGATGGCTCTGCCGCTTCCGTAATAACCAACGGAGACAGTAACGATGCCGCTGTTACCACCAACTCCACAACTGCTTCTCTGTTCAGTAACACTAGAGCCGGTAATGACGCAGCTTCTATGGTCACCGAGTTCCATCCCTACAATAAGCTAAAGGGAGAGATCGGAACATTTTTCTATTCCATGGGTATTGATACATCCGGCCCGACCTCGGTTGCGATCTTCTTAAAGAGAATCTCGGACATTATCACCGAGATGCCTCAAATTTGGTTTGGTAAGAGGAAAATCTTCCAGGTTTCTCggatttcattttcctccTGGAATGCGTTCAGGAAGTGCGACGTCAATGTCATCGTTCACATCCCGGGCACAATCCAAAACTTCATAGTAGACTGCAACGGTGAAAATGTGGAAATACAATCGCATGCGGACGAGGATCTCATATGGGCGGAAACGTTCATAAGCGGAGTCGTGAGGTCAATCATGCTGATGAAAGATAATGCAGAAGAAGGCGAGCTGCAGAACTTGGTAGaaactttgattttgaacCCATTGACAACGTGGCAAATAGATGAAACGTCTGAGTCCTTCATTGAATTGTTCCCAGTGGTGTACCACAAAGGACCACTATTAGGCGCGCCTTACTATATAGCCAATGTAACCAACACAAACAATTACTTGGTGGAAACGCTGGTAGAAATAGTAAAGCTAACCCGTAATGTCACCATGGCGGAGACAATGCTCAAGGACCTGGCAGCCAAAAACCCCGAGGCAATTATAATACTGGTCAAGATTTACTTGGCGTGTGACAGAGAAATAGACGCAATGAAACTGATATACGACGAGTTGTCACCTGACAACAAGACCAAAAGCGCTAATATTGACATGGACTACAAATCCGAGCTATTGTGTTTACAAGCGGAATTTTTAATAGACAAAAAGCAAGATTACGCTTTAGCTCAAAACATAGCACAAGAAGCCGCTAGTTGTTCTCCGAGTGAGTTTAGACCATGGTATATTTTATCTAAGGCATACGTCAGGTTGAATGATATCGAAAATGCATTACTGATACTGAATTCGTGCCCCATGTCCCCgctaaaggaaaaatatattCTAAAAAGAGTAGTTCCATTGCCCTCTAGTAATAGTCTACATTTACCACTGCCCATCGATGTTGTGCTAGATGAAGTGACATCGTTGAATCCGCAGGACGTCCAAAAGGAACACCAGTCTGCAGACCCGATGTTAGTCAATTTGGCCGCATCGAATTTGAAGTCCACTTTCCAACTGGCATACAGGCTATTAACGGAGATCGTGCAAATCACCGGCTGGGAAAATCTGTTGAAATACAGGTCAAACATCTTTGTTATGGAGGACGAATACCAAAattcgtcatcttcgttGCCCAGGGGCGTTgagaaacaagaagaagtgcCACTAAGGGCCAAAAGGCTTTGTGAAAGATGGTTAGACAACCTCTTCATGCTCTTGTATGAAGACTTGAAGATGTACACCTTGTGGCAAACCGAACAACTGTATATGGACgtacaaaacaacaaccaTAATAAGTTGACGTTTGAATGGGAGCTATTCGGGCTCTGTGCACGTCGGTTGGGGCACTTGCCCGAAGCCGCCAAAGCATTCCAGAATGGCTTATCGCAGAGGTTTTCATCAAGGTGCGCCCGGAAGCTGTTGGAGTATTGCGTGAACGAGCGTCAACgaattaaaaattttatcaactCGCCAAACTCACACGACATGGCTCCGGAGGTGATTAGCTCGCGCATAAGAGAGCTAGATAACAGCATCATTGACCTTTGCGTGAAGATATGTTGCTGGAACCACCGCTGGTACACCGAGTTCTCCATAAGTCTACTGGACTCGTTAAGCGTGGTCATTCAAGACATGGGGTTGACTAAAGTGTCCAACGAAATCTCGTCAAGATACTCGGAGACCGTTTTCAAGCTGGCTCAAGAGAACATGCtcgatttcttttccaccTGCACCAATGGGTACTACGACGCATAA
- the MUM3 gene encoding Mum3p, whose protein sequence is MGFVDFFETYMIGSRVQVKQLDISDWLSLSPRLLILFGYFYIHTLLTAFNECLRFVNRNAFCLRLRLLYDRFWSHFPIIGEYKIRLLSRILRYTEQRMIPNLDKILEMIEIWFQLHLVEMSFEKKKNVQIFISGGSDELNFFKDNKFQTTLMICNHRSVNDYTLLNYLFFKSCPTKYYSMWEFIQKLRKGDDLPEWPQLKFLGWGKMFNFPQLDLLKNIFFKDETLNLPPDKLRNILETQNNQAIAIFPEVNIMSLELSIIQRKLHQDFPFVTNFYNLLYPRFKNFTSLMSAFSSIKNIKRKKNHSNIIKEARLLFHREIDKLVHKSITMEPSKMSNKIMPPMIVDNSYLFEKKEEASQGKPKPVLINPYIYDFTIVYYRVKYTDSGHDHINGDLKIHKGYQLEQISPTIFEMIRPEMESEDNSKEKDPIVVMVHIKKHQIQQLLAYNDVSLERWLENRWVEKDRLIDSLEKKIKIETE, encoded by the coding sequence atgggttttgttgatttcttcGAAACCTATATGATTGGCTCTAGGGTCCAAGTTAAACAATTGGACATTTCAGACTGGCTGAGCCTTAGCCCACGActtcttattctttttgggTACTTTTATATCCACACGCTTTTAACCGCATTCAATGAGTGTCTTCGATTTGTTAACAGAAATGCATTTTGCCTTAGATTACGCTTATTATATGACAGATTTTGGTCACATTTCCCCATAATTGGAGAGTACAAGATTCGACTACTTTCAAGGATACTCAGATACACTGAGCAGAGAATGATACCTAACCTAGATAAAATATTGGAAATGATTGAAATTTGGTTTCAATTACACTTAGTAGAAATGtcatttgagaaaaaaaaaaacgtcCAGATTTTTATTAGTGGTGGAAGTGACGAattgaatttctttaaggacaataaatttcaaacaaCCTTAATGATATGCAATCATCGGTCAGTTAATGACTACACCTTGCTAAactatttgtttttcaaaagctgtCCTACTAAGTATTATAGTATGTGGGAGTTTATACAAAAATTACGGAAGGGAGACGATTTACCTGAATGGCCCCAGTTAAAGTTTCTTGGCTGGGGTAAAATGTTCAACTTTCCTCAATTagatttattgaagaacaTATTCTTCAAGGATGAAACCCTTAATTTGCCGCCAGATAAATTAAGAAACATATTAGAAACACAAAACAATCAGGCAATCGCTATCTTCCCGGAAGTTAATATCATGAGTTTAGAGCTTTCAATTATTCAGAGAAAACTACATCAAGATTTCCCCTTTGTTACAAATTTTTACAATTTACTATACCCaagatttaaaaattttaccAGTTTAATGAGTGCATTTTCGTCAAttaaaaacatcaaaagaaaaaaaaaccatagtaatattatcaaagagGCAAGGCTTTTGTTTCATAGAGAAATTGATAAATTGGTCCATAAAAGTATAACAATGGAACCTTCAAAAATGTCTAATAAAATAATGCCGCCCATGATCGTTGACAACTCTTATTTATTCGAGAAAAAGGAGGAGGCAAGCCAAGGGAAACCTAAGCCGGTACTGATCAATCCATACATTTATGATTTCACCATAGTTTATTATAGAGTCAAGTACACTGACAGTGGACATGATCATATTAATGgagatttgaaaattcaTAAAGGTTACCAATTAGAGCAAATCTCCCCGACAATTTTCGAGATGATTCGACCAGAAATGGAGTCCGAAGACAATTCGAAGGAGAAAGACCCTATTGTAGTAATGGTACATATAAAAAAGCACCAAATTCAACAACTACTCGCATACAACGATGTGAGCTTGGAGAGATGGCTTGAAAACAGATGGGTAGAGAAAGATAGGTTAATTGACTCcttagaaaagaaaattaaaattGAGACCGAATAA
- the RAX1 gene encoding Rax1p, which yields MNNVEDFEKIQHERLPTLYEVLIQRTSTPVDLWTFYTFLSQFPYAINYLDFWVDLMAHTRLCQSYVEMVRKSLASFPQEEQHDGGGSATTYNLLDALIEEGHLDLQTPENLLQNGTSDVPFSPKLNQMLGNWKHQSGISQDALQNEDMALIVDEILKRRSQQDGVPQITTKQLLHSAMGLCTTYLISPEQSERYLSNIPAETRARILEDIQVERRYDATIFDDVKTLTYQFLEMDCFPKFLSRVALHNIHDEISDWRFHSVGATNEKNSRSRGQTHISRSPFSNHTSISRIGLGLLWLGIGFWIGYVLIFLAYGRAIRVVTVVPFALGCYCIVCGMYQVDIVYSWFGVTQRLLHRHKNSNDNAGAATDADHVPGVLAVFGGKSRLTSVQHPFTRRLLRKRGLWCLLLVAGATAVLTVIFSCVPGRRV from the coding sequence ATGAACAACGTGGAGGATTTCGAAAAAATCCAGCACGAACGACTACCGACGCTGTATGAAGTACTGATACAGAGGACATCGACGCCTGTTGATCTCTGGACGTTTTACACGTTTCTTTCACAGTTCCCATATGCCATCAACTACTTGGACTTCTGGGTTGACCTAATGGCCCACACCCGGCTTTGCCAAAGCTACGTCGAAATGGTAAGGAAGTCTCTGGCGAGTTTCccacaagaagaacagcaTGACGGGGGCGGCTCTGCGACCACCTACAACCTGCTGGACGCATTAATAGAAGAGGGTCACTTGGACCTGCAAACACCCGAGAACCTCCTACAAAACGGCACCAGCGACGTGCCATTCTCACCCAAATTAAACCAAATGCTGGGGAACTGGAAACATCAATCCGGCATAAGCCAGGACGCCCTCCAAAACGAAGACATGGCACTGATCGTAGACGAGATCCTGAAAAGACGCTCGCAACAAGATGGCGTGCCGCAAATCACTACAAAACAACTGCTTCACAGCGCAATGGGGCTCTGTACCACCTACTTGATATCGCCCGAGCAAAGCGAGCGATACCTGAGCAACATCCCGGCGGAAACACGGGCCCGCATTTTAGAAGACATACAGGTTGAACGAAGGTACGACGCCACCATTTTCGACGACGTCAAGACTCTGACATACCAGTTTCTAGAGATGGACTGCTTCCCGAAATTCCTGAGCCGGGTTGCCCTGCACAACATCCACGACGAGATTTCCGACTGGCGGTTCCACTCCGTTGGCGCCACCAACGAGAAGAACAGCCGCTCCCGGGGCCAGACGCACATCTCCCGCTCTCCGTTTTCCAACCACACATCCATAAGCCGGATTGGCCTCGGCTTACTATGGTTGGGCATTGGGTTCTGGATCGGATACGTGCTGATCTTCCTGGCATACGGCCGTGCCATCCGCGTGGTCACTGTGGTGCCATTTGCGCTGGGATGCTACTGCATCGTGTGCGGCATGTACCAGGTGGATATCGTGTACTCCTGGTTTGGCGTCACCCAAAGGCTGCTCCACAGACACAAAAACAGCAACGACAATGCTGGCGCCGCCACTGACGCGGATCACGTGCCGGGAGTGCTGGCGGTGTTCGGCGGCAAGAGCCGGCTCACCAGCGTGCAGCACCCGTTCACGCGCCGGCTGTTGCGCAAGCGCGGATTGTGGTGTCTGCTACTCGTGGCGGGTGCCACGGCCGTGCTTACGGTGATTTTCAGCTGCGTACCGGGTCGTCGTGTGTGA
- the TIM18 gene encoding Tim18p, giving the protein MLICRGWKPLLNASSIIRDPIRAVLPGATIPTKRTFHNINRLYVENNTDGITTKTKEESHSTQMFKPPETSQYEGSYQRDYERIAKYSLIPLTIVPFYASLTGGVMYPLLDASLSSVFLIYLQYGFTSCIIDYIPKEKYPRWHKLALYSLYGGSMLSLYGIYELETKDNGFVDLIKKLWNPNDDHLYIFGRN; this is encoded by the coding sequence ATGCTAATCTGTCGTGGTTGGAAACCACTACTCAATGCTTCTTCTATTATAAGAGACCCTATACGAGCTGTTCTTCCAGGAGCAACAATTCCAACTAAAAGGACTTTTCATAACATCAATCGCTTAtatgttgaaaataacacAGACGGTATCACAACTAAGACAAAAGAAGAGTCTCATTCGACGCAGATGTTCAAACCTCCGGAGACCTCTCAGTATGAAGGCTCTTACCAAAGAGATTATGAAAGAATAGCAAAATATTCGTTAATACCATTAACAATTGTACCTTTTTATGCATCCTTGACCGGTGGAGTTATGTACCCGCTATTGGATGCATCCTTATCAtctgttttcttgataTACCTTCAGTACGGTTTCACGAGCTGTATTATCGATTATATACCGAAGGAGAAGTATCCAAGATGGCATAAACTAGCTCTTTATAGTCTTTACGGAGGATCCATGTTGTCTTTGTACGGTATCTATGAGTTAGAGACAAAAGATAATGGTTTTGTTGATTTAATAAAGAAGCTTTGGAATCCGAACGATGACCATTTGTATATATTCGGAAGAAATTGA
- the UAF30 gene encoding Uaf30p, with amino-acid sequence MTEWDDCATMIDIILSDMYLKTVTTKRVRIALKDVFMIDVESQGKAINELIRKRLDLIKATPPPERSLEDLLKENATLAMKLTKELSVNKKSLEEEEEEEEEEEDKDSAVRQKDVQERKSMPKKPLISTRKVTLSEPLADLLGEAQLTRTDVVRRIWAYIKEHNLQNPNNGKEILSDEKLELIFGKSTDMFQMHKLLVKHMTDPDKTSDCSEAISKTEKPSASEQSDTEGHQYDKNGS; translated from the coding sequence ATGACTGAGTGGGATGATTGTGCTACGATGATTGATATCATCCTCTCTGATATGTATTTGAAAACGGTTACGACTAAAAGGGTAAGAATAGCTTTAAAAGACGTGTTTATGATTGACGTCGAATCACAGGGGAAAGCCATTAATGAGTTAATAAGAAAGCGCTTGGATCTTATAAAAGCAACACCCCCCCCTGAAAGGTCCCTCGAAGATTtattgaaggaaaatgcTACTTTGGCAATGAAACTCACCAAGGAATTAAgtgtaaacaaaaaatcattagaagaagaagaagaagaagaagaagaagaagaagataaagataGCGCAGTTAGGCAAAAGGATGTTCAAGAGAGAAAATCCATGCCTAAAAAGCCGCTTATCTCTACACGAAAAGTTACATTGTCGGAACCATTGGCGGATTTGTTAGGAGAGGCCCAATTAACTAGAACGGATGTTGTACGAAGAATTTGGGCATATATTAAAGAGCATAACCTACAAAATCCgaataatggaaaagaaatactaAGTGACGAAAAATTGGAGTTAATATTCGGTAAAAGTACTGATATGTTTCAGATGCACAAACTTCTGGTAAAGCATATGACAGACCCTGATAAAACAAGCGATTGTTCCGAAGCAATCAGCAAAACTGAAAAGCCCAGCGCTTCAGAGCAATCCGATACAGAAGGACATCAATACGACAAAAATGGGAGCTAG
- the CPA1 gene encoding carbamoyl-phosphate synthase (glutamine-hydrolyzing) CPA1 yields the protein MSSSQIKATFAIQNGPSFEAISFGANKSVAGEAVFTTSLVGYPESMTDPSYRGQILVFTQPLIGNYGVPSGDARDEFNLLKYFESPHIHVVGIVVAEYAYQYSHWTAVESLAQWCQREGVAAVTGVDTRELVQYLREQGSSLGRITLDNQDAVPYVDPMNTNLVAEVTTKKPFHVSALPDKARANVALIDCGVKENIIRCLAKRGADVTVFPYDYRIQDVASEFDGIFLSNGPGNPEFCQATIANVKELLNNPVYDRIPIFGICLGHQLLALASGASTHKLKYGNRAHNIPAMDLTTGQCHITSQNHGYAVDPETLPKDQWKPYFVNLNDKSNEGMIHLQRPIFSTQFHPEAKGGPMDTAILFDKFFDNIEAYQSDSQKKNSISQKTAHKGDRSQLRNFNVTKLAKERVLF from the coding sequence atgtcttcttcCCAAATAAAGGCTACTTTTGCCATTCAAAACGGTCCTTCCTTCGAAGCCATCTCCTTCGGCGCAAACAAGTCTGTCGCTGGTGAAGCCGTTTTCACCACTTCCCTGGTCGGTTATCCGGAGTCCATGACGGATCCTTCCTACCGTGGTCAGATACTAGTCTTCACTCAGCCCTTAATTGGCAACTACGGTGTCCCATCCGGCGATGCCCGTGACGAGTTCAATCTACTGAAATATTTCGAGTCCCCACACATCCATGTCGTCGGCATCGTGGTCGCCGAGTACGCTTATCAATACTCGCACTGGACTGCTGTCGAGTCGCTCGCACAGTGGTGCCAAAGAGAGGGTGTCGCCGCCGTCACCGGTGTGGACACTCGTGAGCTCGTGCAATACTTGAGAGAGCAAGGCTCTTCTCTGGGCCGCATCACTTTGGATAACCAAGACGCGGTTCCTTACGTCGATCCCATGAACACCAACTTGGTTGCTGAAGTTACCACCAAGAAGCCGTTCCATGTCTCTGCATTGCCTGACAAGGCCAGAGCAAATGTCGCTCTTATTGATTGCGGTGTCAAGGAAAACATCATCAGGTGTCTGGCAAAGAGGGGCGCCGACGTGACCGTTTTCCCCTACGACTACAGAATCCAGGATGTTGCGTCCGAGTTCGACGGTATTTTCTTGTCCAATGGCCCAGGCAATCCAGAATTCTGCCAAGCCACCATTGCGAACGTCAAAGAGCTACTAAACAACCCTGTTTACGACCGTATCCCCATCTTTGGTATTTGCCTTGGCCACCAGCTCTTGGCCCTTGCCTCGGGCGCTTCCACCCACAAGTTGAAATACGGTAATAGAGCTCATAATATCCCTGCCATGGACTTAACTACGGGCCAATGCCACATCACTTCGCAAAACCACGGTTATGCAGTGGATCCTGAGACTCTACCCAAGGACCAATGGAAACCTTACTTCGTTAACCTAAACGATAAGTCAAACGAAGGTATGATCCATTTGCAAAGGCCTATTTTCTCTACCCAGTTTCACCCGGAAGCAAAGGGAGGTCCCATGGACACCGCCATTTTGTTCGACAAGTTCTTCGACAATATCGAAGCTTATCAATCCGattctcaaaaaaaaaactcaatTTCACAAAAAACAGCTCATAAGGGTGATAGATCTCAATTGCGAAATTTTAACGTTACAAAATTAGCTAAGGAAAGAGTATTGTTCTAA
- the RRS1 gene encoding ribosome biogenesis protein RRS1, translating into MSAEDYKNLPVTVEKPIPVVYDLGNLAAFDSNVLDKNDFDSSNVKREEKIKNLTRDNVQLLINQLLSLPMKTTTESAGGTSGQSSVMTLLQLPVATTELPREKPLPKAKAMTKWEKFAAKKGIKPKERAGKMVYDEASGEWAPKWGYKGANKKLDSQWLVEVDDKVKGTEKELIDPRTLNRAERKRLVKKNEKQQKRNMKNAL; encoded by the coding sequence GTTGTGTACGACTTGGGTAACTTGGCAGCTTTCGACAGCAACGTTTTGgataaaaatgattttgattcttCAAATGTTAAGCGtgaggaaaaaataaagaaccTCACCCGTGACAATGTTCAGCTACTGATCAACCAGCTATTATCTCTGCCTATGAAGACAACGACCGAATCTGCAGGCGGTACCAGCGGCCAAAGTTCTGTGATGACTTTACTACAACTTCCTGTTGCCACCACTGAGCTACCAAGAGAAAAACCATTACCAAAGGCTAAGGCTATGACCAAATGGGAGAAGTTCGCAGCTAAAAAAGGTATCAAACCAAAGGAGAGAGCAGGTAAGATGGTTTATGATGAAGCTTCTGGTGAATGGGCTCCAAAGTGGGGTTACAAGGGTGCAAATAAGAAACTAGATAGTCAATGGCTAGTCGAAGTAGACGATAAAGTAAAAGGTactgaaaaggaattgatCGATCCAAGAACTTTGAATAGGGCAGAAAGAAAACGTTTGGTAAAGAAGAACgaaaaacagcaaaaaagaaatatgaaGAATGctttataa
- the MBF1 gene encoding multiprotein-bridging factor 1: MERRRIILGISKMATVSFTHRAPWRVLYILSSLNGPVFFKQQPVSRAQNRRSTQATSKQTNTTKLLHKSNMSDWDTNTIIGSRARAGGSGPRANVARSQGQINAARRQGLVVSVDKKYGSTNTKGDNEGQRLTMVDRETDIVKPKKMDANVGKAISRARTEKKMSQKDLATKINEKPTVVNDYEAARAIPNQQVLSKLERALGIKLRGNDIGSPLGGPKKK, translated from the coding sequence ATGGAACGCCGTAGAATAATTCTGGGGATTTCGAAAATGGCGACCGTTTCCTTCACGCACCGCGCCCCTTGGCGCGTGTTGTATATATTAAGTAGCTTAAATGGCCcggtttttttcaaacagcAGCCAGTTAGTAGGGCTCAAAATAGAAGAAGCACACAAGCTACAAGCAAGCAAACAAATACAACTAAACTTTTACATAAATCAAACATGTCAGACTGGGATACAAACACTATTATCGGTAGCAGAGCCAGAGCCGGCGGTTCAGGCCCAAGAGCCAATGTCGCCAGATCTCAAGGACAAATCAACGCCGCAAGAAGACAAGGTTTGGTTGTCTCCGTGGATAAGAAGTACGGTTCCACCAACACCAAGGGTGACAACGAAGGCCAGCGGTTAACCATGGTTGACCGTGAGACAGATATTGTCAAGCCTAAGAAAATGGACGCCAACGTCGGGAAGGCCATTTCGCGCGCCAGAAcggagaaaaaaatgtctcAGAAGGACTTGGCCACCAAGATCAACGAAAAGCCAACCGTGGTTAATGATTACGAAGCCGCTAGAGCCATTCCAAACCAACAGGTTTTGTCCAAGCTGGAAAGAGCCCTGGGTATCAAGTTGAGAGGTAACGACATTGGTTCACCTTTGGGTGgtccaaagaagaagtga